The DNA window gactgtctttgaatctcagCATATTGAAACGaagttttttattgatttccttcgttttttaaacttcgtttcaacatgccgagattcaaagacagtcgaacatgggcaatgcttccctttttattataaaacTCTTCAGACCTACACCAAGAAATGTCAACCTCACAGCCGTTAGTCCTCTAGTCATTTGTCAGGTTTGCATTGTCGATATTATGTCATATTTATCATATGTCCGTCAGAGTTTTCCTGGCAATGAAGgaatatcaataaataatgTCGTCATTCTATGTTTCCAGGagaattttctcctcaaaatttGCCAGCATCAGGTTACATCACTGGCAAGGGGCACTCGGTAgagcccttatttctcgaagcaaGTAACTAAACCAGTCGGGGTCCTAAGACCTAACcattagtcttagaagatGTATGACAAGAAATAATATGACAATGAgaccactgagtgcccctccCGTCctctccccaactacattttcccccacCTTAGGTCGCAACAAAACGATCCCTAGTAAATGTTAAACCCAACTAAACTATTTtcctgtcgttttttttatttgaggaAGTTAGTGCTTAGTTTCGTAGCGTCTCCTACTGACttcaattttaatatttattgcaTTGTACTTTCACAACGGTTCACAGCATCGGACGCGCGACTCTGAACGCTATGGGATGTTTAATGGAGGTTCCTCCTTCGGcaatattttcaaagctagataTGTGGGTTCAACTTTTCTGACTTCGTGAAAAATCCGAAGCTTAGCTAAGAGTAAAGTGCTGCTAAGAATTCTACCATATTGTACCATATAGATTGTCGCATAGATGTGAAAAGCCCGGACACAGGTTCTTCCATATCAGATATCCGAACTATTGGGAGGCGAGCTTGTCAAAAGGTCACTGCCGCCTGTATGATATAACTAATCGCGTTATATGCTCACTGACATGGTCCTCTTGTGGTCATGCACTGTCATCTATTGTATGCATATTTCCCTGCAATGCATGTGTGTTTCGTGCGAAAAACCTTCCTTTGTGAATTAAATACCCTGGAATATTGCCGTCCCGCTGGGAATATCGCTTTTAAATGGTGGAGCATTTGACTGTAACACCGATTTGAACGCATTATAAAAGCGAAtggcatttaaaggcatcaccacacgaatttgaggtggtccggatttcaggtggaatattcgtatacggaatcgttgattatggagagaggtgattccgtgaatttcttcttaactgcCGTAAGAACGGCCTGGAAGTTACGGCTTCGGgctttctggcgcactattttcagcaaggagttctattggagcgcgccagcgctgtgcggcgccgcatcttccgggccgttttttacggcaattaggaagaaatggacgtaatcacactcctctccataatctactatgccgtatacaaATACCCCACCTGGaatccacctcagattcgtggagtgatgcctttaatatagtGTATCGTCAACTGCTTTGTTGAATGAAGAGGGGACTCGCACTTACTTTGTATCAAGTGTGCTCGGTGAATTTCAGCCTCAAGAACGAGCTGGAATCCATCAGAGCTTCAGtcgcttggaccacatccatgCCGAGGGGAATTCATAGAGGTTTGCGGAGAATGCCGTCTGCTCGCCGCTTCAACACTTCGAGGAAGTATTTGATAGCGTAGAAgcaaatgtaaaattttcaCTGTTGGTCGATTAAGGTGTGAACACTTTGTGTGTGAGGACCTTAACGGTCTACTACCATCGATGCCCGACTGCGATACACCTCCTCAACCACTCTTCTACTGAACACTTTGGGTACAGGGTTCGACAAGACAATAATATATTGTtgaattattatattgttgttgttaatatATCGTTCACACCTGCGCTACACTGCCCACGAAATCACTTGCGTGGTAAAAATTAGCAATCGGATTGGTCGACAATTTCTCTTACAAATCGCTTAGTTTTGCGAGGCAACAGTGATCTCTTCTAACAACGGCTAAATCAGAGAACATGGAATTAACCCATTGACGACAGCGCGCTCGTGTCTGGCATGTGGGACCGTGCGCTTTTTCAATATGCCCCGGGCACGAGGAggccctttttttttttttttaaaaaaaaataatttttaataattgaaaaaaaaaaaaaaaaaaaaaaaaagattctgatTCCGGTTCTGGTTCAATAGGTACAATTAGCAGTGATGATGATAGCGAGGGATGGACAAGCGATGCTGAAGCTGACAATTTCGGATCACCATGGGCCAGATAATACAGTATTGATgtgatttctttgaattgtTTTTGGATGCCGTTCTCATGAATCTAATAGAGACAGAAACAAATCGATgcggaaaagctagagatgccCCATTGAcagaaactaataaaaaaagaattgaagaagtTCATAGCACTCCGCATTCAGATTGGACTTGTGAAAATGCCTAGCCTACGCGATTATTGGAGTATGCGTCCTGGATTATGAGGTCATTCATTCGCTGGGAGGATAATGTCCAGAAGCCGTTTTGAGCAACTGCTACGCTCTCTGCATTTCTGtgccattttgttttttgggatttttgcttttgttcacTTTACCGTTAGAAATGAATAATTCTCGGACCATTATACATGTAGCTTTGTTAGAATGCAATATATCTGATAAATacttgaaaactttgaaaaatttaaaaatatttggtAGCGAATAATTTTATCACTGTTGCCCACCTGCGAGACACGCGGTCGTCAATGGGTTAAATGGAGCTCGAAAAGGCAAAAAGTTGcatataaacagaaagaagaaattgttcgtaaaaaaaaacctcctgaAGTGAGTAAGCTGACATGAAGGTTTCCGAATAACGGAAATTTTATCACGCCTCTATGTTGAATATATAGCTGTGGAGAGCGACTTGAAAAAGGAACACGTGAATATTCTTGTTCAGATATTCGGCTCACCACTTCTTCCAGAGCTCTGCCGCTCAGCGAAGGCGTTGGTTGACACTGCTGCAAAAGTTCTTTACTATTCacataatatttttctctctgaGCAGCTCCTCCCGTACGCATTACGCAACGTTAtcagttttgaaatttttttttcaagactgAAAAGTCGAGAACAAATGATTACACTTTCTGTATTCAAACCTATACTACTTGTACAGCATGTTATAGCACACTTCGTGTTTCTTCTACTCTGAGCAAATTCTTATGATGAAGCTTTGATCATTTTCAAAGGGACCACTCTGATCATACTTCATTTCATATTTGGTTCCCGCTCAAAAATGCTGATGATGCCAGAAGCACGGAATGTTGTCGCGTTCAGGTAGGAAACTTTAGAGTGTGGCTGGACATAGTTGCCCCAAGCATCTGGAGAAGATTCAGTTCTGCATCTTATGTGCACGCAACAGAAATTCTCAAAAGACAAATTCTTGGTTGGTTGAGAAGTACACGCAAAAAATGACGTTAACGCGTTCGAAAAATTGAAGTATTTTTATAGAAATTTAAAGGTAATCATACTAGCCGAGGCTTTGCGGGGGTAATTGGCTAATTTTTTGGCAAATAGCCTTGTTCAGAccctgaaatgggcgattccATTCACATTCTAAGCGACCACATCTCTCCATAACTAAAGAGATGAACTCTGTCATTGCTTTTTCAACCGCTGACGTAGCGACTACACTAAATGCTTATCCTGGGTTGGGGCAGTTTAGTAATGACCGCTGACTGGTCGTCGATAACGAGAGCGAATGATTCGAATGTCTGATTTCGGTCAGGAGAGCCATCGAAGATATCACACAAGTTCCCTAGCTATCGATAGGAATTCACCCTCGCGAATTTAATATATTAGGTTTTGGCGTAGATCCAAAATACCCCCTGCATTTTTCATACCAGCGTTTTAGATTCATGTGCTACGATTTGAACCTGGACTTCAAAATTGGCTCCGttatgcttttttcttctttgagtgTCCATTCCCCGTCACCTATCCTTTTCATTCATGTTCTCTTTGACGCGAGTAAATAGCGGTCGAGAAGTTTCGCCAACATATTCTTCGCTAAAGCTCGcgcaaaaaatcagaaagtcTATATGGGTCTTAAACTGTTTCAGGGTCCACCAatgggacaaataatacagttttGTATTGCAAAGATGGAACGTGAGGTGCAGATGTGTGCCGTACGCAAAAAAACAGCCGTCGCTTATCTCTTACATTTCCAAGACAAGTAACGCGTTTTTCAGCATTGATCACGCGTCGCACATGATCGTTTGATTGTTACCTTTTCCAAAGTTTATCTTACAAAAGCACATTCGCTTTTTTAGACCCTTGTGTACAATTCAACCCTAATATTTTAGCATAGTTTTTTCTagtgaatttatttttcctccaTTTGTTTTCCCAACATAATTAAGTAGATTCAAAGGGGAGTGGAATGCCATGCCACACAACGGCAAAATACGCATTGCTACCTATTTGAAAATGACGTGTTCATCCAAATGCGATTtagctggttttttttgcggtttaTTAATGTCGGATCACTTCCATTCAATCAACAGGTCAGAAATTCataatttagaagaaaaagatagatacaaaaaagaaaatgataaggTGTAATGGATTACGGAAGTAGAAAAAGATCATTTTTATCAGTGATGGCAACGTTGCTCTTTTCTCCATGAAGATAAATGATTAGGCACAAAATTGGGAACACCATgttgccttttttaaaattattcctgTGGAATCTTCATGCTTTGTTTCTTCTGTAAAAGAGTTTTCTGGCAAACAGGAGCTGGAGGGAAGCGATGGATTTGctttattgttcttttttcgttccgTTATTTGAGTCGGTGACTGTGATTTACTGCAATGACCCTGAATTTTCATTCTGGAAGGTGTTTTTGTCAACAAATCCTGCACGTAAACTTTGCAAATCAAATGAACTCCATGGATtccatgaaaatgaatgaagttcCATTGAATTTCCAATGAAGAAACTTCACTTATtcgctttgaattttcttcctacAATGTAATACAGTAAATAAAATTGGTCTCATTTTTTCGAGAGTTCATAGTACTGGTTCTCtgttcattgtttatttatgttacAAATAATATGCGCTAGAATCTTattacaaaaatgaacaaaatagatgaacagaaaaaaatcgacaacTACAATGGAGTCTTGTCAATCCTCGAAATTCGAGAATTATTGGGTTGATCACGGTAGTAAGCATTTGATGGGTTTGTAAGAGACGATAAGATCCTAGTCTTCGGCGAGCTTCCAGAATTGAGATGCGATCGAGTCGGCTCCTTAAacggatgaaggataaagcgCACCCCGTTGATCAATCGCCTACGAATTCGACTTCAATTTGGAATTCGCTTgaagttcatgaagaaaggCTTGAGGTCTATCGAACTCAGAAGGATCAAAGGTTTGTTTGGCACcacggcggattcgaaccttcgatcgatcgtgcagccacaACGTCTTATCTACTGCACTACACCTGCATCGGCATGCTATTGTAATCTCGCATTTTTAGATCTCAACTGAAATGAATTCCCAGTCAAAGACAATGTTAAGGTACAGTTTAAgttgtttgtgttttgttgATGTTTTAGGTGTTTTAGGTACGTACAAGGAAGCACGAAGCGTTCATAAATACTCACGTCAGTCGATGTCTTGTTCTAGATCCTTTTTTCAATACCCGACgcattgttgttatttatttattttatttttacttcattgTTGTTCCTAGTGAACACCTACTGTCAGGCATCACATTAGAAATCAAGTGAATTTACTTGTTcccgcttttttctttttttttcaaaatgcaagcgtttttctttatcagttcaacaatgtgaacaaaaattaGAGGAATCGGTAGAAAATTGACAGTTTcaccatttttctggaagaaaagctAGATGGAGGTATCCCAGAAACAGTTGAGAGCTTTCAAGGGACAGCTCTGGagaatgagaacaaaaaaggatcTCCGAAAAATCAATGAGTGAAAATATGTTTCTCCTTAAGTAGGTTCAAATACTTATCTagcagataaaaaaaattgagaaaaactgGGCTCATTTCCAGACAGAAGGGCAATCTGTCAAAACATCACACTTATGCTCATATTATATATGCACTTTGAGCAACTTTTGCTAACAACATGTTAAGATGTTTaaagtcttttcttttaaatagtTGGCATCTATTCGTGTAGCTGCTTTAGGTGtcgtttgaaattgaaaaatgaaatgagctGTTGACAAACTGCACCTCTGTATTCCTTTTGTAAGCAATCCAAGGTCGATAAGGTTGGTATGGATAGTACGGATATGCCGGATTATAAACAACAGGCGGATAGTATGGTCGAGTCAAGGCTAAAATGATCTCAGTGTTCTGCTCATACTTCAAATACGGAAAATTACGACCAAAATTCCGAACTCTTCTCTGCGTTGCcacaaaattttaatattattaattggCAGGATGCAGCAGATATGTCCCAACAGTTGAAATCggcttgaaagaaaaaaaaccatgtaaAATCAAAACTGCTGTACCAGAAGTAATCGCAGCTATTCCGAGTAGTGTTCCTGCGGTTCCTACTCCAGGTGGTGGCGGTGGATTGGGTCTTGGTGGATATGATCGTGGTCTGAAGCGTCCTGCACCGTGGTGAAGAtagtggtggtggtgatgaTTCACCCGCAGTCGTCGCCGCTGGGACAGCACACCTgaataaaaggaaattatcATTTATCTTCAACGCAATGGTGGACGCACCCACAGCCATAAAGGGTTCTGCAGATTTCAAACTAACACCACTGTTTCACTGTATCATTATTGAATAAAGCCACAACAGATGTGCTCGAAATTATGGTGATTAGAAAAATGTCCTTGAAAATGATGTGCGATTTTCCGCCGACATACCGGATTTTGAGAGTCCTTCAATGGCTCCACTACTTACGGAATTTAAAgtcagaaaaattctcaaagttTAAGAGAGTTTCAGTAGTTatccaaaaaagtaaaaaattgaaagaggaTGCACAGGATTTGTCCAACACCTCTTGCGCGGCTCAACTTTATTTCACGGATGTGGGTGGTTGCGCAGCTCAACTGAGTGTACTATGCTCCATGATAAAcgcgtaaaagaaaaaatagagtaaTTGCGTTTtcctaagaagaaaattttaacagGATATTAGTAAGGTAAACTCCTCACCGGTTATTGTCAGAGTTAGGAGCAGAACCAATACGCACCTCATTCTTGTAgttcaaaactgaaaaaaaatcaaaaattgaggAGAGAAGCTGAAATACCAATGGAAATAACAGAGAGTGTTTTAGAAAAGAATGCAAACATTTTCTGGTTAAATCTTTCTGATACATGTACCTCCCTGATTTTCAATATTCTAAAATGCCAGCGAAAGGGATGTAAGCAGATACATTAGTGATTTTTACTAGTTGCTAGCAAGAACTTGTAAAGATTCTTGATCGAATTAGGGTCTTCATACCATGCAACCTAATCTCGTTCCAAACGGGAACCGCTCGATCCTTGGGATAGGGTCGAAGCTCAAACATCTGCATCACATTTCTTGGTCCAAAGAGATCACTTCTCTGTAGGTACGGAGAATTTTGCCACGGGCTGCTAAGAATGTATCTTTGagtatacatacatataaatatattctCAGAGAAATACCATTGTTTCTCAAATGCTGTTGTATTTAAGAAGTTTTCTATCAAGAATTACTGGACGTAACCATGGAAGATTATTTTAATTAGAAACTTACGATCTCCAAGCAGGCAACAAATTAATCTAATtacttttctcgtttttcgcGCAATGAAAccatttttttagagaaggATTGCATTGCAGACTCCTAATAAAAATCAACTGAAACTGCCATTTTGGTAATAACTTAAAGTCTTAGTCACAAATTTCCAGTAAGTGGTCTTGAaatgctttaaaggcatcaccccacgaatctgagatggtacggatttcaggtggagtactcgtacaCGGGTATCATAGATtgaggagaggggggtgattccgtccatttcttcctaattgccgcaaaaaaacggcccggacgatgcGGCGCGaacacaaggctgacgcgctccaatggaactcgttgtagaaaatagcgcgccgtaaaaccgtatcttccaggccgtttttacggcaattaggaagaaattgacgggatcacccctctctccataatctatatGGAATAATCTATATCtatatcccgtatacgaatactccacccgaatcccgtaccacttcagattcgtggagtgatgcctttaaatgccaTTCGCTTTTATAATGCGTTCGAATCGGTGTTACAGTCAAATGCTGCACCATTTAAAAGCGATATTCCCGACGGGACGGCAATATTCCAGGGTGTTTCATTCACAAAGGAAGGTTCTTCGCACGAAACACACATGCAGGGAAATATGCATACAATAGATAACAGTGCATGACAACAAGAGGACCATGTCAGTGAGCATACAAGGCGATTAGTTATATCATGCAGGCGTTGACAACATAAATGTTTATAGGTAAACATTGACCGTCCTATATATGGAAGAATTAGtccctttttattttactttcatgTTTTCATAGCGACTGCACgtgaattttttaattattgatcAATATTTGTTCTTCGTATTGGAATAggtttattaaaataaaaaaagctgaaacagCGGACCTATTTGCGTCCATGGGAGAAATATGGAGCGTTGGCGTGACCCTTCCTGagagcatttgaaaaaatcttgcGATATCTACCATAACTTCTCcgatggagttttttttttatccataaaaggtttcttttaaagtttaatcaagaaataaaaggattgGACGCACACATTACTTCTCATTCAATTAATCTATGCTGTGAAGCGTTGACTCGATCTATTTGCTAGAGGgactattttttaatattgtgCCTACTagatttttagatggaactcttATTGGATCGAAGTTCCGGATTTTTCGCTGTCTTAAGAGGCAAAGTGCCAGACTACCgcgggtcagtgtttcgataatcgttcaaggaaGGGAAACGGAAGCCATATAGACTGAAAATAGTCTTACGTAGTGTTCCACCGGATGTTCGACAGTTGCTAGCACGCACTCCACAACACAGAGTAAGTGGCGCTATACATGGgagattttttcagttttttttctcaatttcgtGTCATTTCTGGCAGTCTCTTCAACGACGTTATCCGGAACTTCGAGTTAGcttctggcgtggtatggatggTGTagtcgataaaaaaaaacaataaactaTGAATCATCGATTCAGATGCATTCGAGGTGATGATTCTTGACGTTAGAAGTTAGAGTTGTGATAAGCTATCAGGAAAGAAAACACTTGCAACTCTAGCATCCTTGGGTGTCCCCAGCCATAATTTGCTCTTCGGCAATAACTCGGCTGAGCgctgaatttttaaaaatttcagcaaTCTTGCTACTTGTGATCATCATGGAAACGGTTTAGTATTTGccgtatttatttgtttttatctaCTTATTAAATTTGTAAATCTTTATGTCTGTGTGGGGCAGTAGAAATTACACGTCGTAAGTCCTCCTCTATTGTCACGAACATAAACGACCATTGAATTAAAATAGACGTAATAATCGTTACAAAGGAGGGATTTCAACTCGAAAGTACGTGGAGTCAAAAGACTCGAAAGTAGCCTGGTTCATTTGTTGACTCACGAGACGTCATATTGTGTGAGTTAGGCCATGATGCGTATTCCTCCTTCATCACATCTCCCATAAAATCATAGGTTATTGTTCATACTGTAAACTAAATAGACACCGATAACGAGAAGAAAACCTGGTGACAGGGTCAATACTGTGTGCGAAACTAATTCGAACGCTCTCTGATGATGCAGCCTTCTAGAAGCTTCTTTCCCGTTTTCCTCTGTTGacacattcaaaaattcacttacTTTACGCAGATAATTTGCTATATATGATACAAACATTTGTACACAATGTGCATTTTATTCCGTATTAGCCATAACGGTGCTCAACAGTAGCCCTTTGTCtccattttagaaaaagaagaaaaatgacaatggaaaaaagaaaaatggaaaaatcccTACCAACCTAATCAGTGATCCATTTGTAAATAATATGGTGTATACTACTAACTGCAGAGcatattaaaatttattatatgCAAATGGTGTTTATCTAGCAAATTATTATCTGGCTCATTtcaatgttttaatttttctcattcgaaATCCCCAATATGTGCACgtttgagctttttttcttgctttaacGCGATTTATGAATCGAAACGTCGTGCTGGTGAAAATTGGCTCAATACCACACTACAGAATTCACTGTATTCATACAGTGGCTTAaccgttttcatttttgaaaccaCTTTTGGGGCTCTCTGTAGCCTAACTCTCCGAtgcaataatttttcattatcaTAGTTTTCTGGCGTTATTTTGTACTTCAATAGGCTTGCATCTAAAATGGTTCGCAGCAAtttctcatcctttttttttcaaaggaaaaagactGTTGAAGGATATGAACTTGTGGTGCAAATGGGGCTTTGGTTGCATAGCACTTTCTTACTGCATATTTCTGCTGTACATTGGTGAATGGTACTTTATAGACACAAGTACTGGCTCAAGGAAGTTCGTTGGATTTCATTT is part of the Necator americanus strain Aroian chromosome V, whole genome shotgun sequence genome and encodes:
- a CDS encoding hypothetical protein (NECATOR_CHRV.G18383.T1), translated to MFELRPYPKDRAVPVWNEIRLHGVLSQRRRLRVNHHHHHYLHHGAGRFRPRSYPPRPNPPPPPGVGTAGTLLGIAAITSALTRPYYPPVVYNPAYPYYPYQPYRPWIAYKRNTEEPTRSHLNSGSSPKTRILSSLTNPSNAYYRDQPNNSRISRIDKTPL
- a CDS encoding hypothetical protein (NECATOR_CHRV.G18383.T2), with the translated sequence MRCVLVLLLTLTITGVLSQRRRLRVNHHHHHYLHHGAGRFRPRSYPPRPNPPPPPGVGTAGTLLGIAAITSALTRPYYPPVVYNPAYPYYPYQPYRPWIAYKRNTEEPTRSHLNSGSSPKTRILSSLTNPSNAYYRDQPNNSRISRIDKTPL
- a CDS encoding hypothetical protein (NECATOR_CHRV.G18384.T1), with product MRSSRLLKRMKDKAHPVDQSPTNSTSIWNSLEVHEERLEVYRTQKDQSRYVPTVEIGLKEKKPCKIKTAVPEVIAAIPSSVPAVPTPGGGGGLGLGGYDRGLKRPAPW